Genomic segment of Arachis hypogaea cultivar Tifrunner chromosome 16, arahy.Tifrunner.gnm2.J5K5, whole genome shotgun sequence:
AACTGCCACTAGAGAACACAGAGAGAACTTCCACGAGAGAaggcagacggaactgccacgagagaaggcagacggaactgccacgagagaaggcAGACGGAACTGCTACGAGAGAACGCAGATGGAACTACCACGAGAAAACGCacacggaactgccacgagaggaCGCAAACATGAGAGAACGCAAACGAAACTGCCGAAAGAGAGcaaaaactatatgatttcttcatgagaataggtaagcagCGGATGACAGTGGCACTCAAAATAGGCTAGTCGGTGAGATGAACGAGCATCAAAGGAGTGACAAAAGGGAAAGAATAATGACATCGAAAAAAAGTGCAAAAACCACGGTGATTTCACCGCAAGGAAAACAACATATCCTCTTCAAGGAagataccatggctctgataccatgttataaACAAGTGACTAAACTGGAGAAATAATGGTATATTATTAAGTGTGTTCAAGTTGTCTACTCAAGTTatgtagaatgatacaatataaagggtaattataggtactaagagaatcataataataaaaacgtaatctcctataataaatattaagatatcctaaataatactaattgatcctaattgatcctaataatATTCTAACACATGTAATGAGTAAAAAATAGGGTCATGGTCAATTAAGATAgttttattagtaattaattttattatgttcAATACAATATAAATCTTTCTCCCTAATTTGCATGGTGatatatatgtaaaaattaaagtCTAAAGATCTCATTGATCAATAAGAatgaacccaaaaaaaaaaaagagaatctgTTGTATATTCCATTTTTTTTTCAGCCTCCATAATACATAATCATTATCTAAATAAGGAAACTTATTATACAAAATATCTTTTAAGATTTGCAATAATCTCAACATATGAATTCGTGCGTGTACAAGCATATCAATTATCATAGTCTATAAAAACAGGTGCATGATATTACAATTTCACAACCCATTGGAAAATTacagagagaaaaaaaatggcaCATTCCATTCTTACCCTTCCACTATTATTTCTCTCTTTCACTATGTTTTCATCATCATTACTATGTTCAGCAAGAACAGTTAAAATCTCTGACGTTTGTTCCAAACACCCAAACCCTTATAACTGTAACAACATCTTGAATTCCGTACCAGGTGCTTCATTAGGTGCTGATCTTAATAGCCTTTCAAAATATGTAATAACCTCAGCACATGTTTATGCCTTTGATACCATAACCCTAGTTCATAATCTCACTAGGAGTATTAATGACAAACAATTGAAACAACGTTACCAAGCTTGTTCCATGGACTATGATGATGTCTTGCTTTCTCTAACACAAGCTCAACAATCTTTTGTCAGTGGAGATTACAAGGGCATGAAGTCAAATGGTCAAACGGCTTTGAAAGATGTTCAAGATTGTGATTGGAAGCCAGGCAATGATCAATCGGATCTACCTAATAAGAACAAGTATTTGGAAGATGTtatcaatattattattgtttttgctgATTTTCTAGCAGGGGTTTATTAGTAGGTTTTTCTTGATCATTTATGTACgccttttgtttaattttttagaacaaaaaaaaaaagagagagagagtagattTATGATAAGATTTGGTGTATTTTGGTGAAATTAGGGTTCTAGcggagaattatatatatatatatatatatatatatatatatatatatatgattaggtTACGCTTGATTCTCGTAAAAGAGAAATTTTAGAacttaataaacttttttttattatttttaattatttaatatatataataaaataatgctaTTAGGAGTGATTTAATGGTGGGGGAATCAAATAATATGAAGGAGATCCCAAGTtcaatttttagggatttttacctaaataaaaaaattatgagaaaatatcTTTTCTGGTCCTTAATTATTTATTCGATCGACATTGTGCCccttaataattataaaaatacaaatcaaTCTTCATTCACTTTTATATATGTTCAATTCAGTTCCTAAAGACAAACCATTATCTAAGTAATCCTAAAATCATGTTTTATCCttcgccttttttttttcttcttcatcttcttttccTGCCTTCGAAACCCAacaagaaagaagaaccaaaaaaCTCCATCTTCTGCGGGCCACCAACTACTTCTCCACTACCCCCGGCCATGGAGGCTTCAGCCGTGTCTTCTCTGTCTCCCTCGTCGAGAAACTCCTCGCTATCAAGATCATGGACTCATCTACATCCTTCCACACAGTAGCGAAATTCCTCAATTCCTCCGATTTCTCAATCTTCCCAACAAAATTCACCTTTTCCGTTCTGCCACAAACTCGATTCCATTGCCGCCTCCGAATTCACGCTTTAATCGCCAACAAAAATCGCTGCTTTGCTGAACTTGCAATTACAGCAAAACCAACCCACGCTCCTTGAAGCTCTTGGAAGACAAAGAGGACTTGGAAGAATGATAGAGAAAGGACCAGAGTCATGATTCCTCTTCCTGAGAGTGAAATCATGGATGAGTAAGCCATCAGGATCGAGAAGAGAGTGTGGTATTCTCTATGTGGCAGTGGACTTGCTACGCTAGAGAATGGCGACATCAAAGGGTGCAACAGAAGAGCTGGAAGAAACACAGATCGGCGATTAAAAGAGAAACGACGGCGGAAGTAGTGACGAAAGAACGAAAACGATGACGACATAGCAACTAACGTGTCGCAAGGAGCATCTAACAAAGTTTACGCAATCTTTGGACGCAGTTGGTGGTGGCCGACGCAGGCGGAAGAGCTGGCAGAGGTGGTTtcgaggggggagagagagaaagagagagagagagagggggatgtTGTCGGAAGGGGATGAGGTATAGTAAGAGGAAGAAGGGCGAACGACATTTAGTTAAAGGCCCATGGGTCGATTTGTCCTATTAGGAAAAAGATAAAACCACTTGGATAGGTTACCTGACACGTTAGCGCATGACCTGTTGTTAATGGGCTTGCAGGGACTGTATTGAACAAATACGAAGGTGGGTGGGGACTGAtttgtcactacaagaaaaacgctgaATACCTTCGAATTTAGCGTCGGAGATTAGCGGCAGGTATACTGGCAGAATTGGCAATAAATTCATTGGATCAAAAAGTTTCTGTCGGATTTGATTTTCCGACGGTAAATTTGCCAGTAATAATtggagaaaaaacaaaaaaattgatgcCGAGATTACCGTGGGATTTATCTGCTAGTAATCCTTGATTAGTGCAATGCTGCGTTTTGGTCACCGTCGAATTTTTTGCcagtaaattcgacggtaatcTTGCCATAAGTTCGAACcatgaactctctctctctctctctctctctctctctctctctctctctctctctctcaaccacCTCTGCCAGCTCCTCCACCAGCGTCGGCCACCACCAACTGTGTCCAAAAACTGCGTAAACTTTGTTAGGTGCTCCTTGCGACACGTTGGTTGCTATGTCGTCGTCGTTTTCGTCCTTCCGTCACTACTTCCGCCGTCATTTCTCCTTTAATCGCTGACTTGTGTCTCTCCTCCCTCCTCCAGGTAGGTTGTCCTCATCCTTCTTGCTATTCCATCCCTCTCTTTActtcattttaattaaaaaatccgTAATCTTTTTTTGAATCCtaaccctaaatcctaatttaTGGTGTATgcctatatttttatttattttgattttgttctattttttttagattttaaagtttgttttaatttgttatttttttttttgtttattctgagttcattattttattttaattttaaaatttgtgatttttaaattcattattttttttatgatttttgttctgatttatttttttttctatttttttaattatgatttttagtttgttttttatttttgtttggagTGTTGTTATGACCTGTGAGAATTACTTTTTGTGAATGTTGTCGAACTAAACTGTGGTGGCTGGACGTGACTGGGTGAGACTGTGAGTCTGTGAGGCCTTATTTTTGTCTCCAGTTTAAGTAAGACTTCATCTTTTTTTCTCTGATTGTGACTTCAgttcctttcttttattttattttccctattaaattttttaatattgttcaATGAATCTATTTTACACTTGTGCTATGtcgctttttttctttattttgttctttgatttataaatataaaaatgatgATTTCGCTGAGTGCtggattattaaaatttaatataataatgattgaattttttttgtcaaattgaattgaattaatttaattaaattttactcTTGTATATTTTGTTTTAGACGGATTAAATTTTACTCCGTTATATGAAAACATGAAAGAGATGtgaattttcattcttttataCAATAATTTAGGGACATGAGAAATAAAGTTTGATATAAATATGATTATTCAATTAGGTGCCCTATGATCAATAGGGATGGCTTATGCGATTAAAATTGTTAGTGGTTTGATGATGCATGGtgcttgattatttatttttattattttgattttaatatgttTGTTATTAATGttgttgaatatttttttaattgttttgtcaAAGTTAGGCTTAAATCCTTGATCTTTGAATGTGACTGATTCActgttaaataaatatatataagctTAGTGATAATTGTTATACATTTTTGTGACTCTCACCAAACAAGAACAGTGGCCAAAAAACTTGTATATATGGAGATTTGTTTAATTAAGTAATCCACAACAATCAAGCTtgttatatgatttgaattattgaatttttgttgttgttgaatttttCGATTGTTGTGGCCTTAAAGCTTAATggttaaatttttgttattttgattttttttcctgaactacaatatttaaaattttctattgtattgaatttaattgttaaattttgttGTTATATCTTCTTTTTAACAGAAATGACATCTAATGAACTTTCTCTAAAAATCTCCTTTTCTCGTTCCTGATAATGAAGATGGTGATGTGGAAATTTGTGAAGATTTTTGATagacgaaaaatataataattattaaatgacTTGTTCAtactttagttaattagttgttcattgcagtagtttaattattttatttattacttgAATTTATTTAAATGTTATATAAACTTGTGAGTTGTGAATTTGTGTTTTGATTTGTGAATTGAACAGTAAATTTGTGTAATGAATTGTGATTTTTgacttattataatttatattagccATGGATAATTTGGTTTATTTGGaatttatttcattatttatgaaattaattttttgttacaaatttcttatattttttattgtttatattttacGAGTCACGTTTACCTTCGGTCTTACGATTCAATAACTTTACGATTCTGAACTAGCTTTTCGGGTCGAAATAAAAATTACGAGTTCATTACCCTGCTCTTAGCTAATGAACATATTTTAATACATGAtgattacaatttttttaaaagatttaaaatttaaatttaccaTTGGATTTATTATCGGATAAATCTGCcggtaattattaattaataatatattaccgTAGGATTTAGCAGGAGAAAAATCTGACTGTAAAAATTACTAACGAAAATTTTTCGACGATAATTAGCGGTAGACGAAAAATTCCTCAGTAAACATATTACTGGCAGATGTTTTAGTAAATTTGTCATTAAATCCAACTGTATTTAccattttttcataatttatgtttttataattgttagagAACGCAATATCCATCTAATTAATGGTTAGGGACCGAAAACAACATTTactcaaaaataattaataatgcaACTAAATCAACATTCTTTTATATAAATCTGTATTTATATACAATAGTAAGCAAGCTTGTGAAAAGAAAATATTAGAATTCTATTATAACTAGATTAACAGAAATAACAAACAATCGAATTGGCTAATAACTTGGGCTACAATCTACTACCCTGATTATTCCAGTTCTTTTAGCTTCTGATCTTTTACTCTTGTACTTTTTGGATACACTTAAACATGTTGAAAGAAACTACAAGAACAATGCAAGATTATCTGATAAAAAAACAAATCAGATTTAAAATAACTTGATTgttaaaaatagaagaaaacctgAAACGAATTTAAATGAaagtgattaaaaaaattaagcatAAAAGTGACACAATATAATACAAATAACAATCTTTGATCTATATATCCAATGTTATGTACTAatataaaacttttaaatttagaTTCTTTAACATAAAGAAattgataaaatgataaaataaaaaattagttatcattaaatttataatttttataaaatatgtattttattattttaatttaaaaataaataatttgttatattttattaattttttattttaagaaaatttgatctaattttattttatagttgTGGAGATAGACCTAGGAAGGAAGATGGGACCATATTTAGCCTTAGAGAGTACAgaggaaaacaaacaaaagaaaaggcAGTTAACCTTTTAACTAACTTAGGAGAGAGAATAAGTGTCGGCCAAttctcttactttatttctttcaagGTTCAATCTCCATTTCCCCTGTTAAGATAATTGGTTGGAAGATTATATTATTACTCTAATTGGCCAACACAACATTGCACATATCCTTTAGTTTGCTTTGGAAAATTGAATagagtatatatttaaatatatctctaaaaaaatttatgttaaatatttttgttttaaaaaaaattattatgtcaaaattttttaattttataaaaataagatatataaattCATATATTCAGTAGATTCGTTATTTTATTTggatacataattttttaaaaatgtaataaaaaaatttatatatcttacttttataaaatttaataattttacttTAATAAGATTTGTTTGAAGACAAAATtatttaacataaatttttttaaagatctaTTTGTATATATACTTAAATTAATATTATGCCGGCTTAGATTGCCCCACCATCAAACTACTCTAAGAATTATCAAATATCTCAAAATAATACTAGtggataaaataattttaatagttaacataataattttatttttatgcattaagaggatgaaaatattttatataaatatttaatcggatattattatattattacagGTGTTAGTTTTCAAACTCACTACTTAAAATATCATTGGaatgaattaaaattagaattttaaaataattatgcaGATACAAATATGacgaatatatttatattaattttttttaaaatttataaattaatataaaagatatgtgtaaatcaaaattaattcaacaTTTCATTCGTTAATTCAATACTAAAAAGAGTTTAGAGATTAATATAATAACTGGAGTTGAATATAAAAAATTCgcataataaattttgaatctaaaacaATTAAAATGAAGAAAATTATAAATCTCAGAAACATTAGAAATTTAGctcctttaaatttttaaagctAAAAGTATAAATGTATAagccttttaattaattaaaaagcaaAATGGTAACTTATGATAAAACTAAATATTTTCTaacgatttttaattattaatttcccgTTACGAGTTTTCACCGTTTTAAAATCACAAACTCCCCTCCAATAATGAACCTTATTCCCAAGCCACCATCGTGTCAGGCACAGAACAAAAGTTGGAAGTAAGATTTCATGAATGGCGTTATTTACAAAATTGTTCATAGAATCATTTTTATCGTTGTACCAAATACTCCTTCCTACTTATTATACATGTACTTAATTCCAAATCCAATACTAGTGGGGAATAATTTCTTGATTCGCAAACTCAATAATGTGGCAATGGCCAAGTTACAGTAACTAAAATCTACAAACTACAATTGATTAACACAAAAGATATGAGAAAATTGGGCACTTAGATCAAAATGAAACTTTAACTATACTCCCTCAATTCTCAATTTCGCTCACCTTAAATTTACACTTCTGGTTCCGGAATACTTAGAAGTGCCATAATAATAAGGCCTAAAACCCCAAAACccagaaaattaaaattgaaaaaaaaaatggtccAACAAGAAGAAAGAGTGAATATATGATGAGAAACAGAGAAGAATCTTATTCCCCATCATCACTACCACCTCTTTCTTAATTCTACTatcaaataaaaaggaaaaagaaggtaacaaattatatatcaatttcaatttctcactgattttcttcttgttcacGTTCTTGATTCTCTTGTGGCAGAGTAGTAGTAGCAGCTGCAGCAACATGGACAACAACGTTGTCGACACGGTTGTCCTTGTTGATGATGTGGTCTTTTTCAGACACATTATCAGAAACCTCATCAAAAGCTTCAATCTTTGAGCCACAATCCTGACAAATAAGTTGTTTTCCATAGTTTGGAAAAACTGGGGTGGCCAAGAAGGTTGGTTTTTCATTGCCAGCCATGATCACCAACACCTTCTCCTCATAGGCCTTAAAGGTTTCGTTCCTGCGAGTTTCATCACAATCTTTCTCCAAATCTCCaacattgttgttattgttgtcaccattttgttgttgttgagcaAAGAGTTTGCAATAATAAGAGCAAGCAAGCACCAATAGAGCAAAGAAAATGAGGCCAAACATGGCAGCAAGGCCTCCAAAGAGGTAAGGAATTGGTGTGTGCCATGGTGATGAGTAATTACTAGTGTTACCAATTTTTGTTGGTGTTGCCATAGGTGCTAatttagtagtagtagtagtgctGGTGGTGCTTGTTTTGGAAATAGGtctcattttttttctccttttgtgttgtttgtttgtttCTGTTTGGAAAATTGGGTTTGTGTTTGATGTGGGATTATTTTGTGTGTTAGCTTGGAAAACGAGGGAATGGTGGAGGTGGGTATTTATAATGGTTCAAGTAAGATAGGAgcagaggaaataaaaaaaaaaaaagaaaagaattgaaggGAGAGAAAGAAGTGGTTTAATTTTCTCTTAATCTCTTTGCTTTTAACTTGAACCGGGGTCACGTACTTGGCCCTGTTTTGTTGTTGTACTTGCAAGTTGCAACAAGGTAAATTATTCCACTGCCCGCAACAGGAACCGTTGAAAAATTTAGAGTAAATTAAAAGAGTTATCTCTAAGTTAAAAATTTGCTAacacttatttttataaaaagttaatagttaataataaattaataattattatttaaattattttttattaatttaatgttgatgataattaattataataggaGTACATAAGATTAGTTACAATAACATTTTTTATGTAGATTTTGAAac
This window contains:
- the LOC112805943 gene encoding pectinesterase inhibitor-like — encoded protein: MAHSILTLPLLFLSFTMFSSSLLCSARTVKISDVCSKHPNPYNCNNILNSVPGASLGADLNSLSKYVITSAHVYAFDTITLVHNLTRSINDKQLKQRYQACSMDYDDVLLSLTQAQQSFVSGDYKGMKSNGQTALKDVQDCDWKPGNDQSDLPNKNKYLEDVINIIIVFADFLAGVY
- the LOC112697613 gene encoding protein GLUTAMINE DUMPER 1, translating into MRPISKTSTTSTTTTTKLAPMATPTKIGNTSNYSSPWHTPIPYLFGGLAAMFGLIFFALLVLACSYYCKLFAQQQQNGDNNNNNVGDLEKDCDETRRNETFKAYEEKVLVIMAGNEKPTFLATPVFPNYGKQLICQDCGSKIEAFDEVSDNVSEKDHIINKDNRVDNVVVHVAAAATTTLPQENQEREQEENQ